A stretch of the Vagococcus xieshaowenii genome encodes the following:
- a CDS encoding SGNH/GDSL hydrolase family protein: protein MFFSKHTKELVVCTIFFVLPLIFGSLLLRKPADRMEQNNIPKQEDVKEVFVVAIGDSLTEGVGDSTNEGGYVPLLQSNLMEKYPDKIISTVNYGKAGNTTRQIIKRINSSTDIQNDLKEATIITLTTGGNDLMKVIKSNLFNNLAVETFDKPSQEYQEDLDELYQLIRQYNDQAPIYQLGIYNPFYVSFNEIDAMQEIVDNWNGSAKSTLNTRKKAYFVPINDNIYDGLASESSNTDDGINNLLSDADNFHPNNLGYQIIANEFAMIIETSGELK, encoded by the coding sequence ATGTTTTTTTCAAAACATACTAAAGAATTAGTAGTCTGTACAATTTTCTTTGTGTTACCGCTGATTTTTGGAAGTTTATTGTTAAGAAAACCAGCAGATCGAATGGAGCAAAATAATATCCCTAAACAAGAAGATGTTAAGGAAGTCTTTGTTGTTGCAATTGGTGATTCTTTAACAGAAGGGGTAGGAGATAGTACTAATGAAGGGGGCTATGTGCCGCTTCTACAATCCAATTTAATGGAAAAATATCCAGACAAAATCATTAGTACTGTTAATTATGGTAAAGCGGGTAATACGACCCGTCAGATTATTAAGCGAATCAATAGCTCAACTGATATTCAAAATGATTTAAAAGAGGCTACAATTATCACCTTGACTACTGGAGGGAATGATTTAATGAAGGTTATTAAATCGAATTTATTCAATAATTTAGCAGTAGAAACATTTGATAAACCTAGCCAAGAATATCAGGAAGATCTAGATGAGTTGTATCAATTAATTCGACAATATAATGATCAAGCACCTATTTATCAACTAGGAATCTATAATCCTTTTTATGTGAGTTTTAATGAGATAGATGCGATGCAAGAAATTGTTGATAATTGGAATGGTTCTGCTAAATCCACCTTAAATACGCGTAAAAAAGCTTATTTTGTCCCTATTAACGACAATATTTATGATGGATTAGCTTCAGAGTCATCCAATACAGATGATGGTATCAATAATTTATTATCAGATGCTGATAATTTTCACCCCAATAACCTTGGCTATCAAATCATTGCAAATGAGTTTGCGATGATTATTGAAACTTCAGGAGAGCTGAAGTAA
- a CDS encoding DegV family protein codes for MKKVKVVTDSSAKFQPGEAERLGIEVISLSVMIDDVIYKDTDLDGKAFMDMMGSARALPKTSQPPIGEFVELYDKLANEGYDIISLHMTGLLSGTVDAARQAAQLSQANVTVLDTKFIDQALAFVCERAAEVANTGATLEEVLDATESALGNSLLYIGIATLDNMVKGGRLSRATGILSNMLNIKAVMQLLPTGLETMMKGRGTKTFKKWFDDLTETQLKHLTHVKKIGISHADGLATAEKFKNALTNLFPTAEISVLDTSPLVATHTGAGAFAIMIYSENDTAA; via the coding sequence ATGAAAAAAGTTAAAGTAGTAACCGATTCAAGTGCAAAATTTCAACCTGGAGAAGCAGAACGTTTGGGTATCGAGGTGATTTCTTTATCTGTCATGATTGATGATGTCATATATAAAGACACAGATTTAGATGGTAAAGCGTTTATGGATATGATGGGTTCAGCTAGAGCATTGCCTAAAACATCACAACCACCAATTGGAGAATTTGTAGAGCTATATGATAAATTAGCTAATGAAGGCTATGACATCATTTCATTACATATGACAGGCTTATTAAGCGGTACAGTGGACGCTGCAAGACAAGCTGCTCAACTATCACAAGCCAATGTGACAGTTCTTGATACTAAATTTATTGATCAAGCACTTGCTTTTGTTTGTGAGCGTGCTGCTGAAGTTGCAAATACAGGTGCAACATTAGAGGAAGTGCTAGATGCGACAGAATCAGCTTTGGGTAACAGTTTATTATATATTGGTATTGCCACACTAGATAATATGGTTAAAGGTGGTCGATTAAGTCGAGCGACAGGAATTTTATCAAATATGTTAAATATTAAGGCTGTGATGCAATTGTTGCCAACGGGACTAGAAACAATGATGAAAGGCCGTGGCACCAAAACATTTAAAAAATGGTTTGATGACTTAACTGAAACACAACTAAAACATTTAACACACGTCAAAAAAATTGGCATCTCTCATGCTGATGGTTTAGCAACAGCTGAAAAATTCAAGAATGCGCTGACTAATTTGTTCCCTACTGCAGAAATTAGCGTATTAGATACGTCACCTTTAGTGGCAACACATACCGGTGCAGGTGCTTTTGCTATTATGATTTATAGTGAAAATGATACCGCAGCGTAA
- the trhA gene encoding PAQR family membrane homeostasis protein TrhA, producing the protein MSQRKYDIVNEVFNAITHGLGCLAAISGLIFLLIKAVSLGKIYMFAYLVFGLCLTLLFLSSTLFHSLIFTKARNFFQIMDHCSIYLLIAGSYTPYCLLTIQGKKGWILFSIIWLLAIGGVIYKSFFINKKWKFDFVIYLFMGWLCLVACRDLYDGLGWNGILLLVLGGLSYSLGTIFYALQNKKFMHVVWHLFVLAGAAFIYFSIYLYT; encoded by the coding sequence ATGAGTCAAAGAAAATACGATATTGTCAATGAAGTATTTAACGCTATTACACATGGATTAGGGTGTTTGGCAGCAATTAGTGGCTTAATTTTTCTCTTAATTAAGGCTGTTTCTTTAGGTAAAATTTACATGTTTGCCTATTTAGTATTCGGTCTATGTTTAACGTTACTCTTTTTATCGTCAACTTTATTTCATAGTTTGATTTTTACAAAAGCACGAAATTTTTTTCAAATTATGGATCACTGTTCCATTTATTTATTGATTGCAGGCTCCTATACGCCTTATTGTTTATTAACTATTCAAGGCAAAAAGGGGTGGATACTTTTTAGCATCATTTGGCTACTGGCGATTGGTGGTGTCATCTATAAATCATTTTTCATTAACAAGAAGTGGAAATTTGATTTTGTTATTTACTTATTCATGGGGTGGCTATGTTTAGTCGCTTGTCGAGATTTATATGACGGATTAGGTTGGAATGGCATTCTATTATTAGTTCTTGGCGGTCTTAGCTATTCACTAGGAACCATTTTCTATGCACTACAAAATAAAAAATTCATGCATGTTGTGTGGCATCTCTTCGTATTAGCAGGTGCTGCCTTTATCTATTTTTCTATTTATCTTTATACTTAG
- a CDS encoding aspartate/glutamate racemase family protein has product MKNFFVILGGMGTKATESFVHLLNEKTPAKKDQDYLDYLLVNHATVPDRTAYLLGESEENPAITLIEDIKQFSLMSPDFFVLTCNTAHRFFDELQEATTVPILHMPRIAVDQVIEKKAVNVGVLATSGTIKTGVYKDALARYPQLSVITPDEHLQKEVMNLIYRDIKEKNFMNKALFYQILDKMKNDYQCDTIILGCTELSLIAEYTDLSNYEVVDAQLELVNQTIKQAMKHK; this is encoded by the coding sequence ATGAAAAACTTTTTTGTTATCTTAGGGGGAATGGGCACAAAGGCTACCGAAAGCTTTGTCCACTTATTGAATGAAAAAACGCCCGCAAAAAAAGACCAAGATTATCTAGATTATTTATTGGTTAATCATGCAACTGTTCCAGATAGAACTGCTTATTTATTAGGGGAATCAGAAGAAAATCCTGCGATTACTTTAATTGAAGATATTAAACAATTTAGTTTAATGTCACCTGATTTCTTTGTTTTAACTTGTAATACAGCCCATCGTTTTTTTGATGAATTACAAGAGGCTACAACGGTTCCTATTCTACATATGCCAAGAATTGCAGTAGATCAGGTCATTGAAAAGAAAGCCGTTAATGTCGGTGTGTTAGCAACTAGTGGCACTATCAAAACGGGTGTTTATAAAGATGCTCTAGCTAGATATCCTCAATTGTCAGTTATTACGCCAGATGAACATTTACAAAAAGAGGTCATGAATTTAATTTATCGTGATATTAAAGAAAAAAACTTTATGAATAAAGCGTTGTTTTATCAGATTTTGGATAAAATGAAGAATGATTATCAATGTGATACGATTATCCTTGGATGTACAGAACTTTCTTTAATTGCCGAATATACAGATTTATCTAATTATGAAGTCGTTGATGCGCAATTAGAATTAGTGAATCAAACAATTAAACAAGCTATGAAGCATAAATAA
- the murE gene encoding UDP-N-acetylmuramyl-tripeptide synthetase, with amino-acid sequence MLSMQQIIGLLKKEALLKEIIIDKRWHYNVPTDYQLDIEHITYDSREVSQSTLFFCKGLMFKEEYLVDACQNGLQVYVSELVYEQVPSNTMGIIVTDIRKAMAIIAMNFYGMPQNELKIIAYTGTKGKTSSAYFCYSILKHVTNNKTALFSTLETFLGDGEHFKSNLTTEEALPLYKMMRQAVDNGMTHLVMEVSSQAYKLNRVYGLVYDVGVFLNISPDHISPIEHPTFDDYFYCKRQLMSHSKQFILNLDSDYSDFLLQECQSNNKEVLTFGENNKQADVSFISRDLHSFAIQPNEWVLEGDYSLRVEGVFNQSNATSALLACSLVTDNQGENARIGLEETVIPGRMEKLMTKQTPVYVDFAHNYLSLDNLLSHVHTSYPNHMIKLVIGSTGDKGVERRMDFGKVINQYVQQVILTSDDPGTENPVNIAETIKEHIDGKVITNVIIDRKEAILYALTHSSEQDVVVIAGKGTDKYQIIGKEKVAYQGDKQIVEEFISKEDVING; translated from the coding sequence ATGTTAAGCATGCAACAAATTATTGGTCTATTAAAAAAAGAAGCACTATTAAAAGAAATTATTATTGATAAGCGGTGGCACTATAATGTTCCAACTGACTATCAACTTGATATTGAACATATTACTTATGATTCCCGAGAAGTGAGCCAGTCGACCTTGTTTTTCTGTAAAGGTTTAATGTTTAAGGAAGAATATTTAGTGGATGCCTGTCAAAACGGTTTACAAGTTTATGTTTCAGAATTAGTCTATGAACAAGTACCCTCTAATACAATGGGTATCATTGTGACAGATATTCGTAAAGCAATGGCTATCATCGCAATGAATTTTTATGGTATGCCACAAAATGAACTTAAGATTATTGCCTATACTGGAACCAAAGGGAAAACAAGCTCTGCTTATTTTTGTTACAGCATTTTAAAACATGTAACCAACAATAAAACAGCCTTGTTTAGTACATTAGAAACTTTTTTAGGTGATGGAGAGCACTTTAAATCAAATCTAACAACGGAAGAAGCATTACCTTTATATAAAATGATGCGACAAGCAGTTGATAATGGCATGACACATTTAGTGATGGAAGTTTCTTCACAGGCGTATAAATTAAATCGTGTCTACGGGTTGGTTTATGATGTAGGTGTATTTTTAAATATTTCACCGGATCATATAAGTCCAATTGAACATCCAACGTTTGATGATTATTTTTATTGTAAACGTCAGCTAATGTCTCATTCAAAACAATTTATTTTGAATTTAGATAGTGATTATAGTGACTTTTTATTACAAGAATGTCAGTCGAATAATAAAGAAGTCCTAACATTTGGAGAGAATAATAAACAAGCCGATGTTTCGTTTATCAGTCGCGATCTTCATTCGTTCGCGATTCAACCAAATGAATGGGTGCTTGAAGGTGATTATTCACTTAGAGTGGAAGGTGTCTTTAATCAAAGCAATGCAACCAGTGCCCTGCTAGCATGCTCACTAGTAACGGATAATCAAGGGGAAAATGCCCGTATTGGATTAGAAGAAACCGTGATTCCAGGGCGCATGGAAAAATTGATGACTAAACAAACACCGGTTTATGTCGATTTTGCTCATAATTACTTGAGCTTAGATAACTTACTATCACATGTACATACTAGTTATCCTAATCATATGATTAAGTTAGTAATCGGTAGTACAGGTGATAAAGGTGTCGAGCGTCGCATGGATTTTGGTAAAGTAATTAATCAATATGTTCAGCAAGTTATCTTAACCAGTGATGACCCAGGAACAGAAAATCCTGTAAATATCGCTGAAACCATTAAAGAACATATTGATGGAAAAGTGATAACTAATGTTATTATAGATCGAAAAGAAGCAATTCTTTACGCATTAACTCATTCATCAGAACAAGATGTCGTAGTAATTGCGGGTAAAGGGACAGATAAATACCAAATTATTGGTAAAGAAAAAGTCGCTTATCAAGGGGATAAACAGATAGTAGAGGAATTTATATCGAAGGAAGATGTTATTAATGGATAA
- the mgsA gene encoding methylglyoxal synthase: protein MNIALIAHDKKKELMIEFTKKHRDFFCKHQLFATGTTGQLIIDHTQLQVHRVKSGPLGGDQQIGALISDEKMDLVIFFRDPLTAQPHEPDVSALIRLCDVYNIPLATNIGTANYLLGYASSRE, encoded by the coding sequence ATGAATATTGCTTTAATTGCGCATGATAAGAAAAAAGAATTAATGATTGAATTCACCAAAAAGCATCGTGATTTTTTTTGTAAACATCAATTATTTGCCACTGGGACGACAGGACAATTAATTATTGATCATACACAATTACAAGTACACCGTGTTAAGTCTGGTCCGTTGGGAGGAGATCAACAGATTGGGGCGCTTATTTCGGATGAAAAAATGGATTTAGTTATCTTTTTTAGAGATCCACTTACTGCTCAGCCTCATGAGCCAGATGTTTCAGCTCTTATTCGTTTGTGTGACGTTTATAATATCCCACTAGCTACTAATATTGGAACAGCTAATTATCTATTAGGATATGCTAGTTCAAGGGAGTAA
- a CDS encoding dihydrofolate reductase produces MFAAIWAQDENRLIGNNDQMPWYLPNDLQFFKTTTENNTIVMGRTTFEGMNKQPLPNRQTIVLTSDENYEAEGVIVMHSVDEVVAYEKNYEGIVFITGGAKVYQAFLPLCDIVYRTVIHESFEGNVFIPDIDFDRWSMIDVSDGVVDEKNKYPHSFETFKRKK; encoded by the coding sequence ATGTTTGCTGCTATATGGGCACAAGATGAGAACAGATTAATAGGGAATAATGATCAGATGCCATGGTATCTGCCAAATGACTTACAATTTTTTAAAACGACAACAGAAAATAATACTATTGTGATGGGTAGAACTACTTTTGAAGGGATGAATAAGCAACCTTTACCAAATCGTCAGACAATCGTTCTTACTTCAGATGAAAATTACGAAGCTGAAGGGGTTATTGTCATGCATTCAGTTGATGAAGTTGTGGCCTATGAAAAAAATTACGAAGGCATTGTTTTTATTACTGGTGGAGCGAAAGTTTATCAGGCATTTTTACCACTATGTGATATTGTCTATCGAACAGTCATTCATGAATCATTTGAAGGAAATGTGTTTATCCCAGATATTGATTTCGATAGATGGTCGATGATTGACGTTAGTGATGGTGTTGTGGATGAAAAAAACAAATACCCACACTCATTTGAAACATTTAAGCGAAAAAAATAG
- a CDS encoding thymidylate synthase, producing the protein MEQAYLDLCQKVMESGTEKTDRTGTGTKSIFGHQMRFDLQKGFPLLTTKRVPFGLIKSELLWFLRGDTNIRFLLEHNNHIWDEWAFERYVKSEDYQGPDMTDFGLRAVSDEAFNQAYLVEKDAFCQRILSDDTFAQTYGDLGNVYGSQWRHWQTKTGETIDQIKEVIDMIKHTPDSRRLIVSAWNPEDVPTMALPPCHSLFQFYVSDGKLSCQLYQRSGDIFLGVPFNIASYALLTHLIAHETGLEVGEFVHTLGDAHIYNNHVDQVNEQLTREIRPFPTLKLNTDKQSVFDFEMEDITIENYEPHPAIKAPIAV; encoded by the coding sequence ATGGAGCAAGCATACTTAGACTTATGTCAAAAAGTGATGGAAAGTGGCACAGAAAAAACAGACCGCACGGGAACTGGAACAAAAAGCATTTTTGGACATCAAATGCGCTTTGATTTGCAAAAGGGTTTCCCTTTGTTAACAACTAAACGCGTGCCATTTGGTTTGATTAAAAGTGAGTTGCTATGGTTTTTAAGAGGGGATACGAATATTCGCTTTTTATTAGAGCATAACAATCATATTTGGGATGAATGGGCATTTGAGCGTTATGTTAAGAGCGAGGATTATCAAGGACCAGACATGACAGATTTTGGCTTGCGTGCTGTTTCAGATGAGGCATTTAATCAAGCTTATTTAGTAGAAAAAGACGCATTTTGCCAACGTATATTATCTGATGACACCTTTGCACAAACGTATGGTGATTTAGGAAATGTCTATGGTTCACAATGGCGCCATTGGCAAACAAAGACAGGAGAAACGATTGATCAAATTAAAGAAGTTATTGATATGATCAAACACACACCAGATTCTCGACGTTTAATTGTCTCTGCGTGGAACCCAGAAGATGTTCCTACAATGGCCTTACCTCCATGTCATAGCCTCTTCCAATTTTATGTGTCAGATGGTAAACTAAGTTGCCAGCTTTATCAAAGAAGTGGCGATATTTTCTTAGGTGTGCCGTTTAATATTGCTAGCTATGCATTATTAACGCATTTAATAGCGCATGAAACAGGCTTAGAAGTAGGAGAATTTGTTCATACATTAGGTGATGCGCATATTTATAATAATCACGTTGATCAAGTAAATGAACAATTAACACGAGAAATTCGACCATTTCCAACATTGAAATTAAACACAGATAAACAATCTGTTTTTGATTTTGAGATGGAGGATATTACCATTGAAAATTATGAACCACATCCAGCCATAAAAGCCCCAATCGCGGTTTAG
- a CDS encoding ABC-F family ATP-binding cassette domain-containing protein: MKELRVDNLTKTYGDKVLFDDISFLVHTNDRIGLIGVNGTGKTSLLNIIAELDTGDQGELKHPHDYQISYLSQTSHFNVNDTVAEAIFSGESPLLNVIREYELALAALSEDGLSEANQRRYAKAEEKMNATDAWTADTEAKTILNKLGIIDITKKIGELSGGQEKRVALAQALIQEADLLILDEPTNHLDYQTIEWLESYLSQYKGAIIIVTHDRYFLDKVTNRIFELSFGKLHEYRGNYQTYLEQKALRDEQERGAEYKRKQLFKQELAWIRAGVQARGTKQKARKERFEDLKENLHQVKEQGSIDLGIATKRLGKKVIEAKHVSYSLGNQPLIRDFSLLITTNERLGITGMNGAGKSTLLNLLVGRLEPDQGVIEIGETVRIAYYTQQNEAIPDDMRMIQYMHEVASQVKTADGSEISVTDMLERFLFPRSQHGTLIRKLSGGEKRRLYLLKLLISQPNVLILDEPTNDLDIDTLTILEDYLNEFSGAVIAVSHDRYFLDKTMEKLLVFEGKTVIKSHYGSMSEYLMKAQETLSEEKVTVQNKPLENSTSAEVINKPKKKLTYMEQKEWDTIEEDIAILEGKVEELQEEMNHQNSDFTSLQKLQKELQETEAALEEKLERWEYLSEYI, encoded by the coding sequence ATGAAGGAACTTAGAGTCGATAACTTAACAAAAACGTATGGGGACAAAGTATTATTTGATGATATTTCGTTTTTAGTTCATACGAATGATCGTATTGGATTAATCGGAGTAAACGGTACAGGAAAGACAAGCCTATTAAATATCATCGCAGAACTTGATACAGGCGACCAAGGGGAATTAAAACACCCACATGATTATCAAATTAGTTATTTATCACAAACCAGTCATTTTAATGTAAATGATACGGTAGCAGAAGCCATTTTTTCTGGTGAATCGCCTTTACTAAACGTAATTAGGGAATATGAATTAGCACTGGCCGCTTTATCTGAAGATGGTTTATCTGAAGCAAACCAACGTCGATACGCGAAAGCTGAAGAGAAGATGAACGCTACTGACGCTTGGACAGCAGATACCGAAGCGAAAACAATTTTGAATAAACTGGGTATTATCGATATTACAAAAAAGATTGGAGAACTTTCTGGTGGTCAAGAAAAGCGTGTAGCTTTAGCACAAGCGTTGATTCAAGAGGCAGATTTATTAATTCTAGATGAACCTACCAATCATCTAGATTATCAAACGATTGAATGGTTAGAATCTTATTTGAGTCAATATAAAGGCGCAATCATTATTGTGACACATGATCGTTATTTCTTAGACAAAGTAACCAATCGGATTTTTGAATTAAGCTTCGGCAAACTTCATGAATATCGTGGTAATTATCAAACCTATTTAGAACAAAAAGCGCTTAGAGATGAGCAAGAACGAGGCGCTGAATATAAACGTAAGCAATTATTTAAGCAAGAACTAGCTTGGATAAGAGCAGGGGTTCAAGCTAGAGGGACTAAACAAAAAGCGCGTAAAGAGCGTTTTGAAGATTTAAAAGAAAATTTACATCAAGTAAAAGAACAAGGATCGATTGATTTAGGTATCGCGACAAAACGATTAGGTAAGAAAGTAATTGAAGCTAAACATGTTAGTTATTCTTTAGGGAATCAACCGTTAATTCGTGATTTTTCATTATTAATTACGACTAATGAACGTTTAGGTATTACGGGGATGAATGGAGCGGGTAAGTCGACGTTGCTTAACTTATTAGTCGGAAGACTAGAACCTGATCAAGGCGTCATTGAGATTGGTGAGACGGTAAGAATTGCATATTACACGCAACAAAATGAAGCTATTCCTGATGATATGCGTATGATTCAATATATGCACGAAGTAGCTTCTCAAGTTAAGACAGCAGATGGGTCAGAGATTAGTGTGACAGATATGTTGGAACGCTTCTTGTTTCCAAGAAGCCAACATGGTACACTTATTAGAAAATTATCAGGTGGCGAAAAAAGACGCTTATACTTATTAAAATTATTAATTAGTCAACCCAATGTTTTAATACTTGATGAGCCAACCAATGATTTAGATATTGACACGCTAACTATTTTAGAAGATTATTTAAATGAATTTAGTGGTGCTGTTATTGCGGTCAGTCACGATCGTTACTTCTTAGATAAAACAATGGAAAAACTTTTAGTTTTTGAAGGAAAAACAGTGATCAAATCACATTATGGCTCAATGAGCGAATACTTGATGAAAGCACAAGAAACGCTTTCAGAAGAAAAAGTAACCGTTCAAAATAAACCATTAGAAAATTCAACTTCAGCTGAAGTAATCAATAAACCTAAGAAAAAATTAACCTATATGGAACAAAAAGAGTGGGACACGATTGAAGAAGATATCGCTATTTTAGAAGGGAAAGTGGAAGAACTTCAAGAAGAAATGAACCATCAAAACAGCGACTTTACGTCGTTACAAAAACTTCAAAAAGAATTACAAGAAACAGAAGCAGCACTTGAAGAAAAATTAGAACGATGGGAATACCTGAGTGAATATATCTAA
- a CDS encoding thioesterase family protein, with product MEISKVFIVKPEETAEFVGSGGLQVLATPMLIAYIENVCFEWLENELQDNETSVGVHIEVSHLKPTKVSEKVNIVVDIIEKTDRKATFECAAFQGEELIGTANHKRVIVDQSSFLKKL from the coding sequence ATGGAAATCAGTAAAGTGTTTATTGTCAAGCCGGAAGAAACGGCTGAATTTGTCGGATCAGGCGGCTTACAAGTCTTGGCAACCCCAATGTTGATTGCTTATATAGAGAATGTTTGTTTTGAATGGCTAGAAAACGAGCTTCAAGACAATGAGACATCTGTAGGTGTTCATATTGAAGTTTCTCATTTGAAACCAACTAAAGTTAGTGAAAAGGTTAATATAGTGGTAGATATTATAGAGAAAACAGATAGAAAAGCGACGTTTGAATGTGCTGCTTTTCAAGGGGAAGAATTGATAGGAACCGCTAATCATAAACGAGTTATTGTTGATCAATCATCTTTTTTGAAAAAATTATAA
- a CDS encoding CCA tRNA nucleotidyltransferase, with translation MKITKEKMPIEFIEAIPIMEQIEAAGYEAYFVGGSVRDVLLNKPIHDIDIATSAFPEEVKTLFPHTVDIGIEHGTVLVLSEGNEYEITTFRTESDYQDYRRPDEVVFVRSLEEDLKRRDFTINALAMNTKGDIIDLFDGEADLKAGIIRAVGLAHERFNEDALRMMRAVRFASQLDFSIEEQTFEAIKELSPLLQHISVERIHIEWIKLLLGKNRNKGIEAFVLTELYQYCPGLNEQAGMLKSLIELAPYEIESEEDSWVILCHKLSLKGQELTSFLKKWKLSNKIIDNCKKVVPSVSFRLEHEWDTAHLYPLNEEQVLMTERVLKILNVSYDVSLAKKKYNELPIHGLKDLAVTGSDLIAHLNQQPGPWLGRLLKTLEQAVLIGQVENNKLSLLNFLEERNVNGNQ, from the coding sequence ATGAAAATCACTAAAGAAAAGATGCCTATAGAATTTATCGAGGCAATTCCTATTATGGAACAAATTGAAGCAGCTGGATATGAAGCGTATTTTGTGGGAGGAAGCGTTCGAGATGTCTTGTTAAATAAACCGATTCATGATATTGATATTGCAACGAGTGCTTTTCCTGAAGAGGTTAAAACGCTATTCCCTCATACGGTTGATATTGGGATTGAACACGGTACCGTTCTGGTGTTATCTGAAGGCAATGAATATGAAATCACCACCTTTAGAACAGAATCTGACTATCAAGATTATCGTAGACCTGATGAAGTAGTCTTTGTACGAAGTTTAGAAGAAGATTTAAAACGTCGTGACTTTACTATAAATGCGCTAGCCATGAATACCAAAGGTGATATTATTGATCTCTTTGATGGAGAAGCTGATCTTAAAGCAGGAATCATTAGAGCGGTTGGACTAGCACATGAGCGCTTTAATGAAGATGCGTTACGAATGATGCGTGCCGTTCGTTTTGCAAGCCAGTTAGATTTCAGTATAGAAGAGCAAACGTTTGAAGCCATTAAAGAGCTAAGTCCGTTACTACAACATATTTCGGTAGAACGTATACATATAGAATGGATCAAGTTACTACTTGGTAAAAATCGTAATAAAGGAATTGAAGCATTTGTTTTAACTGAGTTGTATCAATATTGTCCAGGCTTAAATGAACAAGCTGGTATGTTAAAAAGTCTCATAGAATTAGCACCATATGAAATTGAATCAGAAGAAGATAGTTGGGTTATTCTTTGCCATAAGTTATCTTTAAAAGGACAAGAATTGACCAGCTTTTTAAAAAAATGGAAGCTTTCCAATAAGATTATCGATAATTGTAAAAAAGTAGTTCCTTCTGTTTCCTTTAGGTTAGAACATGAATGGGATACGGCTCATTTATATCCATTAAACGAAGAACAAGTCCTTATGACAGAACGTGTATTAAAGATACTAAACGTTTCATATGACGTGTCTTTAGCGAAAAAGAAATACAACGAATTGCCTATTCACGGGCTAAAAGATTTGGCAGTGACAGGTAGTGATTTGATTGCTCATTTGAATCAACAACCAGGCCCTTGGTTAGGACGCCTGTTGAAAACGCTAGAACAAGCTGTATTAATTGGACAGGTTGAGAATAATAAATTATCTTTATTAAACTTTTTGGAGGAGAGGAATGTAAATGGAAATCAGTAA
- a CDS encoding MazG nucleotide pyrophosphohydrolase domain-containing protein, translating into MMKEPTLKEIQATLDEYISQFKEGYFPPLVLLGRMTEELGEVAKSLMYHEGHVTKKKNEEISEISEELMDLLVSVVIMANALEIDLSSTFDQNMKKYRKRDRHRFERNEQDVRKLDEANENH; encoded by the coding sequence ATGATGAAAGAACCGACACTTAAAGAAATTCAAGCAACATTAGATGAGTATATTTCACAGTTTAAAGAAGGCTATTTTCCTCCACTTGTTTTATTAGGTAGAATGACGGAGGAACTTGGAGAGGTTGCGAAATCATTGATGTATCATGAAGGTCATGTTACTAAGAAAAAGAATGAAGAAATCAGTGAAATAAGCGAAGAATTGATGGATTTATTGGTTTCGGTAGTAATTATGGCGAATGCCTTAGAAATAGATTTATCTTCAACCTTTGATCAAAATATGAAGAAGTATCGTAAAAGAGATCGCCATCGTTTTGAAAGAAATGAACAAGATGTTAGAAAGTTGGACGAAGCAAATGAAAATCACTAA